In one window of Maribacter sp. BPC-D8 DNA:
- a CDS encoding DUF3857 and transglutaminase domain-containing protein, whose amino-acid sequence MRLLLILLLFTVTHTVLAQDYNFSKIDPSLLKNSDAVVRLDESTVLVKSSDNMEVTSQRVVTVLNESGSKHINATAFYDKETSLKNLEAVILDANGKEIEKFKEKDFIDQTATGEGTLYSDSRVKFLRYTPIKFPYTVVLTKKYTTSDTAFMPRWYFMDGYRLSVEKSEFNLNIPIQIKYRYKDNNLTSFEVKRRENEAGVKYTAVNLKALESEDFDPEFRDFAPNVQIALEDFHLKGVDGHATTWKEFGSWIYNSLLKERGEISPSTIQKVKNLVEGIDDPKEKVKIVYQFVQDNTRYISVQMGIGGWEPISANEVDRVKYGDCKGLTNYTMVLLKAIGIESYYTIVSAGSNMRSLDFDFPSLQGNHAFLNVSLEDEEIWLECTNQVVPSNFLGTFTDNRYVLKVGSNGGEIVKSREYLPEQSRQITNAEIHVGESEITAQVEIKSTGIQYNQKYGLANDSEEDIEKYYKHYWDYVNAIHIQSHELINDKDSIVTTEKVNFRTSGYLSKAGDRILFAPNMLNRNAYVPKRDNNRKREVVIKRGYLDEDNFIIEIPKGYKVEANLMPTAITNDFGEFEVSVEQLTESKLHYKRRLLMKSGNFPSTMYNDYRDFRKTISQVDASKIVFIKK is encoded by the coding sequence ATGCGCTTATTATTGATATTACTATTATTCACAGTAACCCATACTGTGCTTGCTCAAGATTATAATTTTTCAAAAATAGACCCCTCCCTTTTAAAGAATTCAGATGCAGTTGTTCGTTTAGATGAAAGCACTGTTTTGGTGAAATCTTCTGATAATATGGAAGTTACATCTCAAAGAGTGGTGACGGTCTTAAATGAAAGCGGATCAAAACATATAAATGCTACGGCATTTTATGATAAAGAAACTTCTCTTAAAAACCTAGAGGCAGTAATACTTGATGCTAATGGTAAGGAGATAGAAAAGTTTAAGGAAAAAGATTTTATTGATCAAACTGCTACAGGCGAAGGAACTCTTTATTCTGACTCTCGAGTAAAATTTCTAAGATATACTCCCATAAAATTTCCTTACACAGTGGTTTTAACTAAAAAATATACCACTTCAGATACTGCATTTATGCCACGTTGGTATTTTATGGATGGGTATAGACTAAGTGTTGAAAAAAGTGAATTCAACCTAAATATACCAATACAAATAAAATATAGGTATAAGGATAATAACCTTACATCTTTTGAAGTAAAACGAAGAGAGAATGAAGCTGGGGTAAAGTATACTGCAGTTAATTTAAAAGCTCTTGAATCTGAAGATTTTGACCCAGAGTTTAGAGATTTTGCACCGAACGTTCAAATTGCTTTAGAAGATTTTCATTTAAAAGGAGTAGACGGTCATGCAACTACATGGAAAGAATTCGGCAGTTGGATCTACAATTCGCTGCTAAAGGAAAGGGGAGAAATTAGTCCTTCAACAATTCAAAAAGTAAAAAATTTAGTAGAAGGTATAGACGACCCAAAAGAAAAAGTAAAAATAGTATATCAATTTGTTCAAGATAATACCAGATATATCAGTGTGCAAATGGGTATTGGCGGTTGGGAGCCAATTAGTGCCAATGAAGTAGATAGGGTCAAATATGGCGATTGCAAAGGTTTAACCAATTATACAATGGTTTTATTAAAAGCGATAGGTATAGAATCTTATTATACCATTGTTTCGGCTGGTTCAAATATGCGGAGTTTAGATTTTGATTTTCCATCTCTGCAAGGAAATCATGCTTTTTTAAATGTGTCCTTAGAAGACGAAGAAATTTGGTTAGAGTGCACCAATCAAGTAGTACCATCAAATTTTCTTGGAACATTTACAGATAATAGATATGTACTAAAAGTTGGGTCAAATGGAGGTGAAATTGTAAAATCTAGGGAATACCTGCCAGAACAAAGTAGGCAAATTACAAATGCTGAAATACATGTAGGGGAATCTGAAATTACAGCACAAGTAGAAATAAAGAGCACAGGTATACAGTACAATCAAAAATATGGATTGGCAAATGATAGTGAAGAGGATATAGAAAAGTATTATAAGCATTACTGGGATTATGTTAACGCCATTCATATTCAAAGTCATGAGCTTATTAATGATAAGGATAGTATTGTAACTACTGAAAAAGTAAATTTTAGAACATCGGGCTATTTATCAAAAGCAGGAGACCGCATTCTATTTGCTCCAAATATGTTAAATAGAAATGCCTATGTGCCAAAAAGAGATAACAATAGAAAACGTGAAGTTGTTATTAAAAGAGGGTATTTAGATGAGGATAATTTTATAATAGAAATTCCTAAAGGATATAAGGTGGAGGCTAACTTAATGCCTACGGCTATTACTAATGATTTTGGAGAATTTGAAGTTAGTGTAGAGCAGCTAACAGAATCAAAATTACATTATAAAAGGCGGTTATTAATGAAATCAGGGAACTTCCCAAGTACAATGTATAACGATTATAGGGATTTTAGAAAAACCATTTCACAAGTTGATGCCTCTAAAATTGTATTTATTAAAAAATAA
- a CDS encoding transglutaminase domain-containing protein, protein MKLHLTIILAFITFSTNAQKSEIKFGKVSIEEVAQKQHSTNSEAEAAILYKKERMSYDYSSGKGFGTIREVHLRIKIYSKSGLDWATRVVSLYTSNSGEQKIYNIKGYTYNLVNGKIEEDKLKKEGSFLENVSKYRNHVSITMPNVKVGSVIEIKYDIASDMVGYMDDFTLQYGIPLDCVELSVEVPEYFNFKRFTKGFYPISLKESQKNRKINYNYKTKRDDSFGSVGSKSTNQLAELEFFEKHYEIKAKNIPALKEVNYTNNIENYRSAIVFELESTKFPNVGFKIYSKSWEDVASTIYKYDNFGEEVNKNRFFRNDLDVLIKESKGSNQLTSEIYKYVQNRMTWNDYYGVGCSNGVKKAYEEKKGNVADINLLLISMLRYAGIKANPVLVSTKSNGIPIFPTTSGFNYVIAAVENGEGFILLDATEKMLVVNELPVRAMNWQGRLVREDGSSKDVSLAAKTISNKFVFMQVNIVEDGTVEGEMKTRLSNHLAFDYRIDNYDKTEEEISNNSSSLFENIEIDDFELKNSKAPDEPLEYSMSFNNDTQIEIIGDKLYFNPLMFLTLNENPFKLESREYPVDFSYPFSSKASVTYTLPDGYKIESMPEKITIGLPDKMGVFNFAIKQNGNILQVISTTKIQEALIPALYYESLKEFYGQMVLKQTEKVVLTKI, encoded by the coding sequence ATGAAATTACACTTAACAATCATCCTAGCATTTATAACATTTTCAACGAACGCACAAAAAAGTGAAATCAAATTTGGTAAGGTGTCTATAGAAGAAGTTGCTCAAAAACAACATTCAACTAATAGTGAAGCTGAAGCTGCCATTCTTTATAAAAAAGAAAGAATGTCATATGATTATTCCTCAGGTAAAGGTTTTGGAACAATAAGAGAAGTCCATTTGAGAATTAAAATATATAGTAAATCTGGTTTGGACTGGGCTACAAGAGTTGTATCTCTTTATACTTCTAATTCTGGAGAACAAAAGATTTATAATATTAAAGGGTATACTTATAATCTTGTTAATGGAAAAATCGAAGAAGACAAGCTAAAAAAGGAAGGCTCATTTTTAGAAAATGTTAGTAAATATCGCAATCATGTTTCTATTACTATGCCAAATGTCAAAGTGGGCAGTGTTATTGAAATTAAATATGATATAGCATCAGATATGGTGGGTTATATGGACGATTTTACACTACAGTATGGTATTCCATTGGATTGTGTGGAACTGAGCGTAGAGGTGCCTGAGTATTTTAATTTTAAAAGATTTACAAAGGGTTTTTATCCTATTTCCTTAAAGGAGTCTCAAAAAAATCGAAAAATCAATTATAACTACAAAACAAAAAGAGACGATAGTTTTGGGTCTGTGGGGTCAAAATCTACAAATCAATTGGCTGAGCTTGAATTTTTCGAAAAACATTATGAAATTAAAGCAAAGAACATTCCTGCATTAAAAGAGGTGAATTACACTAATAATATTGAGAATTACAGAAGCGCTATTGTTTTTGAGTTAGAGTCTACGAAATTTCCAAATGTAGGTTTTAAAATATATAGTAAATCTTGGGAAGATGTTGCGAGTACTATTTATAAGTATGATAATTTTGGAGAAGAAGTTAATAAGAATAGATTTTTTAGAAATGACTTAGATGTTCTTATAAAAGAAAGCAAAGGTTCAAATCAACTAACCTCAGAAATTTATAAATATGTCCAGAATAGAATGACCTGGAATGATTATTATGGCGTTGGATGCAGCAATGGTGTGAAGAAGGCATATGAGGAGAAGAAAGGGAATGTTGCTGATATAAATTTATTGCTTATCTCAATGTTGCGTTATGCAGGTATAAAGGCTAATCCTGTTTTAGTCAGTACAAAGTCTAATGGCATTCCCATTTTTCCAACTACCAGTGGTTTTAACTATGTTATTGCCGCTGTAGAAAATGGAGAGGGTTTTATTTTATTAGATGCTACGGAAAAAATGTTGGTCGTAAATGAATTGCCTGTGCGTGCAATGAATTGGCAAGGTCGCTTAGTTAGAGAAGATGGGTCTTCAAAAGATGTTTCTTTAGCCGCAAAGACTATTTCAAATAAGTTTGTTTTCATGCAAGTAAACATAGTTGAAGATGGTACTGTAGAAGGTGAAATGAAAACTCGTTTAAGTAATCATTTAGCATTCGATTATAGAATAGATAATTATGATAAGACCGAAGAAGAAATTTCAAACAACTCTTCTTCATTATTCGAAAATATAGAGATAGATGATTTTGAGCTTAAAAATAGTAAAGCTCCAGATGAGCCTTTAGAATATTCTATGTCGTTTAATAACGATACCCAAATTGAAATTATTGGAGATAAATTATATTTCAATCCTCTAATGTTTTTGACTTTAAATGAAAATCCTTTTAAACTAGAATCAAGAGAGTACCCCGTCGATTTTAGCTATCCATTTTCAAGTAAAGCGAGTGTTACTTATACGCTGCCTGATGGTTATAAAATAGAATCTATGCCAGAGAAAATAACAATAGGTTTACCTGATAAAATGGGAGTGTTCAATTTCGCTATAAAGCAAAATGGTAATATATTACAAGTTATAAGTACAACAAAGATTCAAGAGGCGCTAATACCTGCCTTATATTATGAATCTTTAAAAGAGTTTTACGGTCAAATGGTTTTGAAACAAACAGAAAAAGTAGTATTGACTAAAATATAG
- a CDS encoding DUF3857 domain-containing protein, with product MHKIIHLVLLITTSIFCTNTILAQDKAEFGVISQSESTLTSYDKDVDATAIYLYEYGDNYFEIRDNYIYLITKYHAKIKILEKEGFEYSNIEIPFYHTKKSKEKIVKLKALTHNGETKSWVKKSDFFEEDVNDKWSQTKFTFPNVKEGSIIEYEYEMQSPFYFNFTGWEFQSAIPKLYSEFNAKIPGNWLYNRSLKGDLSLDVNEADIVKGCFSFPGTKDDSDCESLRYVMKDIPAFEDSEEYMLSSNNYRSKIEFELSEYKSFYGSTEKYTKSWDDVDKEFKTDKDIGSQLRKKNFFEKKVDEALLTEGDDLTRAKNIYEFVQGHFTWNEKFSIWQDNKVKTAFDERKGNVAEINIALINLLNAADIKANMMVMATRKRGLPKKTHPVMNDFNYIVAKVDIDGESYLLDATDKYMPFGMLPFRCLNYYGRVMDFDAESYWYDIVAEKTNSIMLRAQMTIDTNEKKLEGVFDVINSGYKKVKQDEFLHTTNEESYIEKLEEEISDDFHITSHEKILKYSNEKKITERFNFEIENLFQGDNIYLNPFVIKFFDKNPFVASDRNYPVDFGYPMKYQYILNIKIPEGYQVKSIPENKNFSMPDNGGELKLNVSDNSSGALNLFFTFDLNSAHYSNGYYTGLKQLFNEAVKSQNQSLIVFEKI from the coding sequence ATGCATAAAATTATCCATTTAGTACTTCTTATAACTACTTCAATATTTTGTACTAACACTATTCTAGCTCAGGACAAAGCTGAATTTGGTGTTATCTCACAATCAGAAAGTACTTTAACATCATACGATAAAGATGTAGATGCAACAGCAATATATCTTTATGAATACGGAGATAATTATTTTGAAATTAGAGATAATTATATCTACCTGATAACGAAATATCATGCGAAAATTAAAATTTTAGAAAAAGAGGGTTTTGAATATTCAAATATTGAAATCCCATTTTATCACACTAAGAAGAGCAAAGAGAAAATAGTCAAATTAAAGGCGCTCACGCATAACGGTGAAACTAAAAGTTGGGTAAAGAAAAGTGATTTTTTCGAGGAAGATGTTAATGATAAATGGTCACAAACAAAATTCACTTTTCCTAATGTAAAAGAAGGATCGATTATTGAATATGAATATGAGATGCAGTCTCCCTTTTACTTCAATTTTACGGGGTGGGAGTTTCAGTCAGCGATTCCCAAGTTGTATTCTGAATTCAATGCCAAAATACCAGGTAATTGGTTGTATAATAGGAGCCTTAAAGGTGATTTAAGCCTAGATGTTAACGAGGCAGATATTGTAAAAGGTTGTTTTAGTTTTCCTGGTACGAAAGATGATAGTGACTGCGAGTCTTTAAGATATGTAATGAAAGATATACCTGCGTTTGAAGATTCTGAAGAATATATGCTTTCTTCCAATAACTACAGGTCTAAAATAGAATTTGAACTGTCTGAATATAAAAGTTTCTATGGTAGTACTGAAAAGTATACCAAATCATGGGACGATGTCGATAAGGAATTTAAAACCGATAAAGATATCGGAAGTCAGCTTAGAAAGAAGAATTTTTTCGAAAAAAAGGTAGATGAAGCATTACTAACAGAAGGCGATGATTTAACTCGTGCAAAGAATATTTATGAGTTTGTACAAGGTCATTTTACTTGGAATGAAAAATTTAGTATTTGGCAAGATAACAAGGTGAAAACGGCTTTTGATGAGAGAAAAGGAAATGTAGCCGAAATAAATATAGCTTTAATAAACCTGTTGAATGCAGCTGATATAAAAGCGAACATGATGGTTATGGCTACACGCAAAAGAGGGTTGCCAAAGAAGACGCATCCGGTTATGAATGATTTTAATTATATAGTTGCAAAAGTTGATATTGATGGCGAGTCGTATTTATTAGATGCTACAGATAAATATATGCCTTTTGGTATGTTGCCATTTCGGTGTTTGAACTATTACGGTCGAGTTATGGATTTTGATGCTGAAAGTTATTGGTACGATATTGTAGCCGAGAAAACGAACTCAATTATGTTGCGTGCTCAAATGACTATCGATACAAATGAAAAAAAATTGGAAGGAGTATTTGATGTAATTAATTCAGGCTATAAGAAAGTTAAACAAGATGAGTTTTTACATACTACTAACGAAGAAAGTTATATTGAAAAATTAGAGGAAGAGATTTCAGATGATTTCCATATTACTTCTCACGAAAAGATATTAAAATACTCTAACGAAAAGAAAATTACCGAAAGATTCAATTTTGAAATTGAAAACTTATTTCAGGGCGATAATATTTACTTGAATCCGTTCGTGATAAAATTCTTTGATAAAAATCCTTTCGTAGCATCTGATAGAAATTATCCGGTTGATTTTGGTTATCCTATGAAGTACCAATACATTCTCAATATTAAAATACCGGAAGGATATCAGGTTAAGTCGATACCTGAAAATAAAAATTTTAGTATGCCAGATAATGGTGGTGAATTAAAATTAAATGTATCGGATAATAGTAGTGGTGCCCTTAATTTATTTTTTACTTTTGATTTGAACTCTGCCCATTATAGCAATGGTTATTACACAGGATTAAAGCAGCTATTCAATGAAGCTGTAAAAAGTCAGAATCAATCTTTAATTGTTTTTGAAAAAATATAA
- a CDS encoding nucleotide pyrophosphohydrolase: protein MNIENAQLEVDNWIKEHGVRYFNELTNMAQLTEEVGEVARIIARRYGEQSEKESDKNKDLGEELADVMFVVLCLANQTGIDLQQAFDKKLDLKTKRDHDRHHNNKKLK, encoded by the coding sequence ATGAACATCGAAAACGCACAACTAGAAGTAGATAATTGGATCAAAGAACATGGCGTTCGTTATTTTAACGAGCTTACCAATATGGCGCAGTTAACAGAAGAAGTAGGCGAGGTTGCTAGAATTATTGCTAGACGCTATGGTGAGCAAAGCGAAAAAGAATCTGACAAGAACAAAGATCTAGGCGAAGAATTGGCAGATGTTATGTTCGTAGTATTATGTTTAGCGAACCAGACAGGTATCGATTTACAACAAGCTTTCGATAAAAAGTTAGATTTAAAAACAAAGCGTGATCATGATCGTCATCACAATAATAAAAAGTTGAAATAG
- a CDS encoding 3-phosphoshikimate 1-carboxyvinyltransferase: MKLHLTGPSNHQLKDTITITGSKSESNRSLLLAALYPDIKIENISNSDDAQVMAKGLKISEGTVGIHHAGTAMRFLTGYFSSQEGKDVILTGSKRMTERPIKILVEALRTLGAEISYVQDEGYPPIKIKGQRIVKDKVSLPANVSSQYISSLLLIAPSLENGLELELVGKITSVPYIKMTLALLEEIGVETSFEGNMIKVSPKAKVAPTTLVVESDWSSASYFYGICALAAPGTEITLSAYKKKSLQGDSVLADIYTAFGVETTFGENKITLKKTDKKVLATNEFDLANAPDIAQTIAVTCFGLGVGCHLVGLHTLKIKETDRLEALHIELSKLGADISVTDKTLTIVPTSEINADVAIDTYNDHRMAMAFAPLAMKTTLFVNDAEVVSKSYPDFWNDLKQLDFSIKEL, encoded by the coding sequence TTGAAACTTCACTTAACCGGTCCGTCAAATCATCAATTAAAAGATACTATAACTATAACAGGTTCTAAAAGTGAATCTAACCGTAGTTTATTATTGGCGGCATTATACCCAGATATTAAAATAGAAAATATTTCAAATTCTGATGATGCCCAGGTAATGGCAAAAGGTTTGAAAATTTCAGAGGGTACGGTAGGTATTCATCATGCTGGTACGGCAATGCGTTTTTTAACGGGTTACTTCTCTTCTCAAGAAGGTAAAGATGTAATTCTTACTGGGTCAAAAAGAATGACAGAAAGACCTATAAAAATTCTTGTAGAAGCTTTAAGAACATTAGGGGCTGAAATCTCTTATGTACAAGATGAAGGTTATCCACCTATAAAAATAAAAGGGCAACGTATAGTAAAAGATAAAGTTAGTCTGCCTGCAAATGTCAGTAGTCAGTATATTTCTTCGCTGTTATTAATAGCACCAAGTTTAGAAAACGGACTAGAATTAGAGCTGGTAGGTAAAATTACTTCGGTACCTTATATTAAAATGACTTTAGCATTACTTGAAGAAATAGGTGTAGAAACCTCTTTTGAAGGTAATATGATTAAAGTATCGCCTAAGGCAAAAGTAGCACCAACAACATTAGTTGTGGAGTCTGACTGGAGTTCAGCTTCTTACTTTTATGGTATTTGTGCACTTGCAGCACCAGGTACTGAAATTACTTTATCCGCATATAAAAAGAAAAGCCTTCAAGGCGATAGTGTACTTGCCGATATTTATACTGCATTCGGAGTGGAAACTACCTTTGGCGAAAATAAGATTACTTTAAAAAAGACGGATAAAAAAGTATTGGCAACCAATGAATTTGATTTAGCTAATGCACCAGATATTGCACAAACTATTGCAGTTACTTGTTTCGGGTTAGGTGTTGGATGTCATTTAGTTGGTCTGCATACCCTAAAAATTAAAGAAACAGATCGTTTAGAGGCTTTACATATAGAGCTTTCTAAATTAGGGGCAGATATTTCGGTAACAGATAAAACACTTACTATAGTACCAACGTCAGAAATAAACGCAGATGTAGCTATAGATACGTATAACGATCATAGAATGGCAATGGCTTTTGCACCATTAGCTATGAAAACTACACTTTTTGTGAATGATGCCGAGGTGGTTTCTAAGTCATATCCTGATTTTTGGAACGACCTAAAACAACTAGATTTCAGCATAAAAGAATTATAA
- the queA gene encoding tRNA preQ1(34) S-adenosylmethionine ribosyltransferase-isomerase QueA yields the protein MKLSNFSFELPDELLAEHPSENRDESKLMVIHRETGKIEHKMFKDMIDYFDEGDVMVLNNTKVFPARLYGNKEKTGARIEVFLLRELNEEQRLWDVLVDPARKIRIGNKLYFGDDETLVAEVIDNTTSRGRTLRFLYDGAYVDFRRKLRELGETPLPKYIKRDVEPEDEGRYQTIYAKHEGAVAAPTAGLHFSKHLLKRLEIKGVDFAELTLHVGLGTFNPVEVEDLSKHKMDSEELFIDEKATDIVNNAKREKRRICAVGTTAMRGLESAVSSKHMLNTYEGWTNKFIFPPYDFSIANAMITNFHLPKSTLLMMVSAFMGHDLMNKAYKEAILENYKFYSYGDAMLII from the coding sequence ATGAAATTATCAAATTTTAGTTTTGAGCTTCCAGACGAATTATTGGCGGAGCATCCATCTGAAAATAGAGATGAGTCTAAATTAATGGTTATCCATAGAGAGACCGGAAAAATTGAGCACAAGATGTTCAAAGACATGATCGACTATTTTGATGAAGGTGATGTTATGGTTCTTAATAACACTAAAGTTTTTCCTGCTCGTTTATACGGTAACAAGGAAAAAACAGGTGCGCGTATCGAGGTTTTTCTTTTACGTGAGTTGAACGAAGAGCAACGTCTATGGGATGTTCTTGTAGATCCAGCACGTAAAATACGTATTGGTAACAAGCTATATTTTGGTGATGATGAAACGTTGGTAGCTGAGGTTATTGATAACACTACTTCTAGAGGTAGAACATTACGTTTTTTATATGATGGTGCTTACGTAGATTTCAGAAGAAAACTAAGAGAGCTAGGTGAAACGCCATTACCTAAGTATATTAAAAGAGATGTTGAGCCAGAAGATGAAGGTCGTTACCAGACTATTTATGCGAAGCATGAAGGTGCAGTTGCTGCCCCTACTGCTGGTCTTCACTTCTCTAAACACTTATTAAAGCGTTTAGAAATTAAAGGTGTTGATTTTGCAGAATTAACTTTACATGTTGGTTTGGGTACTTTTAACCCAGTAGAAGTTGAAGATCTTTCTAAGCATAAAATGGATAGCGAAGAGTTATTTATTGATGAGAAAGCTACCGATATTGTGAATAATGCTAAGAGAGAAAAGCGTCGTATTTGTGCAGTAGGTACTACAGCAATGAGAGGTTTAGAAAGTGCTGTTTCATCTAAGCATATGTTGAATACGTATGAAGGTTGGACGAATAAGTTCATTTTCCCTCCATATGATTTTAGTATCGCTAATGCTATGATTACCAATTTCCATTTACCAAAATCTACATTATTGATGATGGTATCTGCATTTATGGGTCATGATTTAATGAACAAAGCATATAAAGAAGCAATACTGGAAAACTATAAGTTCTATTCTTATGGTGATGCCATGTTGATTATATAA